DNA sequence from the Burkholderia pyrrocinia genome:
GTGCTGATGCGCGTGCTGCAAGGCATCGCGGTCGGCGGCGAATGGGGCGGCGCGGTGCTGCTCGCCGGCGAGCATGCGCCCGAAGGCAAGCGCACGTTCTTCGCGTCGTTCGCGCAGCTCGGCAGCGCGAGCGGCCTGATCCTGTCGATGCTCGCGTTCGGCGCGATCAGCACGCTGTCGAAGGACGACATGATGAGCTGGGGCTGGCGCGTGCCGTTCCTCGCGAGCGCCGTGCTGCTGGTGGTCGGCTTCGTGATCCGCGCGAGCGTGTCCGAGTCGCCCGAGTTCGAGGAAGTCAGGAAGAGCGGCAACACCGCGCAAAACCCGCTGCGCGAAGCGCTCAAGTACTGGCCGCTGCTGCTGCTCGCGATCGGCGCGAACGTGTACGGCATCGCCGGTGTGTATTTCAGCAACATCTTCATGATCAGCTATGCGACGCAGTTCCTGTCGCTCGACCGGTCGATGGTGCTGCATTGCATGGCGATCGTCGCGGTGCTGCAGTTCATCGTGCAACTCGCCGCTGCATTCCTCGCGCAGCGTTTCGGCACCACGCGCGTGCTGCTGATCACCGGCGCATGGGCCGCGATCGTCCCGTTCGTGATGCTGCCGCTTGTGCATATGGGCACGCCGCTATCGATCACGGTCGGCGTCGGCCTCGCGACGCTCGCGGAATCGGGCTACTACTCGGTGGTCGCGGGCTTCGTCAGCGGCATCTTCGTCGCGCGGATCCGCTATACGGCGATCTCGATCGCATACCAGGTGTGCGGCGCGCTCGCCGGCGGCCTCACGCCGCTCGTCGCGACCATCATCGCGCAGAACGTCGCGCCGCAATGGTGGCCGCTCGCGATCCAGTATACGAGTGCCGCGATCCTGTCTTCGCTGTGCGTGTGGCTGATCTCGCGCCGCGTCGGCATCGACGATGCCGGTGCGCCCGGCAAGGCGAACGAGCCGCTGCCGCGCGGCGCGCGCACCGCGTAACGTCCGCAACGGGCAGGCTGCTTCACTCGCCTGCCCGGTCGTCGCATGCAAGGGGCGGCGCAACCGCGCCGCCCTTTTTCATTTCCCCGCCGAAAGGCCGAGCGCACGGTGAGCATCGCGTTGCGCTTGTCGCCGAACCCGCTGCAGAACCGGCCGTGCGGACGGACGCAGTCGTCGCGACAGGCGCAGCGCTTGCTATTGCACCTGGCTGCGCAGCGCCTTCGCCGCCGCGACCATGTTCGTCAGCGCCGGAATCACTTCCGCCCACTGGCGCGTCTTCAGGCCGCAATCCGGATTCACCCACAGACGCTCCGCCGGAATCCGCTCGGCCGCCTTCTTCATCAGGCCGACGATGTGATCCTGCGTCGGGATGTTCGGCGAATGGATGTCGTACACGCCCGGCCCGATCTCGTTCGGATACCTGAAGCTGTCGAACGCGTCGAGCAGCTCCATGTCCGAGCGCGACGTCTCGATCGTGATCACGTCCGCGTCCATGTCGGCGATCGACGCGATGATGTCGTTGAACTCCGAATAGCACATGTGCGTGT
Encoded proteins:
- a CDS encoding MFS transporter, which codes for MGTSVKQPKRAALASFVGTTIEWYDFYSYATAAAIVFGPLFFPGENRFVSLLASFGSFAVGFFARPLGGVMFGYLGDRFGRKRSLLATLMLMAVSTVAIGLLPTHAQAGVIAPILLVLMRVLQGIAVGGEWGGAVLLAGEHAPEGKRTFFASFAQLGSASGLILSMLAFGAISTLSKDDMMSWGWRVPFLASAVLLVVGFVIRASVSESPEFEEVRKSGNTAQNPLREALKYWPLLLLAIGANVYGIAGVYFSNIFMISYATQFLSLDRSMVLHCMAIVAVLQFIVQLAAAFLAQRFGTTRVLLITGAWAAIVPFVMLPLVHMGTPLSITVGVGLATLAESGYYSVVAGFVSGIFVARIRYTAISIAYQVCGALAGGLTPLVATIIAQNVAPQWWPLAIQYTSAAILSSLCVWLISRRVGIDDAGAPGKANEPLPRGARTA